Proteins encoded within one genomic window of Dermatophilus congolensis:
- a CDS encoding pyrophosphate--fructose-6-phosphate 1-phosphotransferase, with product MSDTAASVKRVALLTAGGFAPCLSSAVGGLIEKYSKVAPDVEIIAYKHGYQGLLSGDFYTITDQVRQNAHLLHGFGGSPIGNSRVKLTNTADLVKRGLVPEGVDPLDFAAKRLTEDGVDVLHTIGGDDTNTTAADLAAHLASNDYPLTVVGLPKTIDNDIVPVRQSLGADTAAQYGAQFAANVVGEHNANARMLIIHEVMGRNCGWLTGATARKYRDWLDTRQWLPEIGLDRRAWDIHGVYVPEAHIDIEAEATRLKAVMDEVGCVNLFISEGAGVEDIVARMEAEGTDVPRDAFGHVRLAEINPGAWFGKQFAALLGAEKVLVQKSGYFARSAAANEYDLELIASMTDLAVGKALAGVPGVIGHDEEKNNELRAIEFDRIKGHKAFDVTQDWYVEMLDQIGQKR from the coding sequence ATGTCAGACACCGCTGCGTCCGTGAAACGTGTGGCTCTGCTCACCGCCGGGGGATTTGCTCCCTGCTTGTCTTCTGCTGTCGGTGGCCTCATCGAGAAGTATTCGAAGGTGGCTCCCGATGTTGAGATCATCGCGTACAAGCACGGCTATCAGGGCCTGCTCAGTGGCGACTTCTACACCATCACTGACCAGGTGCGTCAGAACGCACACCTGCTACACGGTTTCGGTGGTTCCCCGATCGGGAACTCTCGTGTGAAGTTGACCAACACAGCTGACCTCGTCAAGCGTGGGCTGGTTCCTGAGGGTGTGGATCCGCTGGACTTCGCAGCCAAGCGCCTGACCGAAGATGGCGTGGATGTGCTGCACACCATTGGTGGCGACGACACCAACACCACGGCAGCGGACCTGGCTGCGCACCTGGCCTCCAATGACTACCCGCTGACAGTGGTGGGCCTGCCCAAGACCATCGACAACGACATCGTCCCGGTCCGCCAGTCCCTGGGTGCCGACACTGCGGCGCAGTACGGTGCTCAGTTCGCTGCCAATGTTGTTGGCGAACACAATGCCAACGCGCGCATGCTCATCATTCACGAAGTGATGGGGCGTAACTGTGGCTGGCTAACCGGCGCAACTGCACGCAAATACCGTGACTGGCTCGACACGCGCCAGTGGCTTCCGGAAATTGGGTTGGACCGCCGTGCGTGGGATATTCACGGCGTCTACGTGCCTGAGGCTCACATTGACATCGAGGCCGAGGCAACCCGCCTTAAGGCCGTCATGGATGAGGTGGGCTGCGTTAACTTGTTCATCTCTGAAGGCGCCGGTGTTGAGGACATCGTGGCCCGCATGGAGGCTGAAGGAACAGATGTGCCTCGGGACGCATTCGGTCACGTGCGCTTGGCTGAAATCAACCCAGGGGCATGGTTCGGTAAGCAGTTCGCTGCGCTACTGGGTGCAGAGAAGGTTCTAGTGCAGAAGTCTGGCTACTTTGCCCGCTCCGCTGCAGCCAACGAATATGACCTTGAACTCATCGCTTCCATGACCGACCTAGCTGTCGGCAAAGCTTTGGCTGGCGTTCCGGGAGTTATTGGCCACGACGAAGAGAAAAATAACGAATTGCGGGCGATCGAATTTGACCGCATCAAGGGCCACAAAGCCTTCGACGTGACCCAGGATTGGTACGTAGAAATGCTCGACCAAATTGGCCAGAAGCGCTGA
- a CDS encoding N-acetylmuramoyl-L-alanine amidase, translating to MSTEKTEVALQAPEATAGDGKTLTTRDKKLAQEQAATAELSPAAKKNPNVLEISPEQKVPAPLTIMGVTWKAGTGTDVVVQYRLRTTAGWGEWKAVEAESGEEKADPNATSTRAGSDPIVVTEATHAQVRTLGPAGQDTVDAKLSLIDPNESPADSTVGTVAPGSAAAAVNRPWINSRAAWGADESLRRNSPSYGVVRGAVIHHTEGTNNYTQSQVPGILRGIYAFHVKDRGWSDIGYNFLVDKWGRIWEGRAGGTSSAVIGAHAYGTNSVTTGISVMGSYSRTPISNAAVNAVDRVIAWKASIHGFNPQGTQNIYGRTYPAIVGHRDVGSTECPGDYFYARLPQMRRDIARMVRNGGGSNGVPGGVSRPPAPAPAPAPAPEPPVSTPGNQSVGAADVIMRGTSNALFASAYTGNDLAFARKIHSGNFASYSSVLTAGDLNRDSRGDVLGVDHKGRMYLFPGKSDGTLANGRQVGHGWGAMRSLTAGADFNGDRIPDMLATNRSGRLYLYPGKGNGTFHRARPIGSGWHTFKQIMNMGDWSGDGKTDVIGVRNDGRAFLYTGTGKGKFNSGAIPLSGYYGAMRSLTPLVGKAAFVGVDQDGIGFLVKKNGARGTSINITTPNFIGLTVYSG from the coding sequence GTGTCTACAGAGAAAACTGAAGTCGCTCTTCAAGCCCCAGAGGCCACCGCCGGTGATGGAAAAACGTTGACCACCCGCGATAAGAAACTGGCCCAAGAGCAAGCTGCAACGGCCGAGCTGTCTCCCGCAGCAAAGAAAAACCCCAACGTGCTGGAAATCTCCCCGGAACAGAAAGTTCCCGCCCCACTGACAATCATGGGTGTGACGTGGAAAGCCGGAACCGGCACCGACGTTGTCGTCCAGTACCGCCTGCGCACTACAGCAGGATGGGGCGAATGGAAAGCAGTCGAAGCCGAATCCGGTGAAGAAAAAGCCGACCCCAACGCCACCTCCACCCGCGCCGGAAGTGACCCCATCGTGGTCACCGAAGCCACCCACGCCCAAGTGCGCACCCTCGGCCCTGCCGGGCAAGACACCGTCGATGCCAAACTCAGCCTCATCGACCCCAACGAATCGCCTGCCGACTCCACCGTAGGAACAGTGGCTCCCGGTAGCGCCGCAGCGGCAGTGAACCGCCCCTGGATCAACTCCCGCGCAGCCTGGGGTGCCGATGAATCCCTACGCCGCAACTCGCCCAGCTACGGCGTCGTCCGCGGTGCAGTGATCCACCACACTGAAGGAACCAACAACTACACCCAATCCCAGGTACCCGGGATCCTCCGCGGCATCTACGCCTTCCACGTCAAAGACCGCGGCTGGAGCGACATCGGCTACAACTTCCTCGTCGACAAATGGGGACGCATCTGGGAAGGCCGAGCGGGCGGCACCAGCAGCGCTGTCATCGGCGCGCACGCCTACGGCACCAATAGCGTCACCACCGGCATCTCCGTGATGGGTAGCTACAGCCGCACACCTATCTCGAACGCAGCCGTTAACGCAGTGGATCGGGTAATCGCCTGGAAAGCATCCATCCATGGTTTCAACCCGCAAGGAACCCAGAACATCTACGGGCGCACCTACCCAGCAATCGTTGGGCACCGTGATGTCGGCTCTACCGAATGCCCCGGAGACTACTTCTACGCACGGCTGCCACAAATGCGCCGCGACATTGCCCGCATGGTCCGCAATGGAGGCGGCAGCAACGGAGTCCCCGGAGGCGTCTCCCGCCCTCCGGCACCAGCTCCAGCGCCGGCACCAGCTCCCGAGCCACCGGTATCAACCCCAGGCAACCAGTCCGTGGGAGCCGCTGACGTCATCATGCGCGGCACCTCAAACGCCCTGTTCGCCTCGGCCTACACCGGCAATGACTTGGCCTTCGCCCGCAAGATCCACAGCGGCAACTTCGCCTCCTACAGCAGCGTCCTGACCGCTGGGGACCTCAACCGCGACAGCCGCGGCGACGTCCTCGGCGTGGACCACAAAGGCCGGATGTACCTGTTCCCTGGCAAGAGCGACGGCACCTTGGCCAATGGCCGCCAGGTCGGGCACGGCTGGGGCGCGATGCGCTCACTAACCGCCGGAGCCGACTTCAACGGTGACCGAATCCCCGACATGCTCGCCACCAACCGCAGCGGAAGGCTCTACCTCTACCCAGGTAAAGGCAACGGCACCTTCCACCGCGCCCGCCCAATCGGGTCAGGCTGGCACACGTTCAAACAAATCATGAACATGGGCGACTGGAGCGGCGACGGAAAAACAGACGTCATCGGCGTCCGTAACGACGGCCGTGCCTTCCTGTACACCGGCACCGGCAAAGGAAAGTTCAACAGCGGAGCCATCCCGCTAAGCGGCTACTACGGGGCCATGCGCTCCTTGACCCCGCTGGTTGGCAAAGCAGCCTTCGTCGGAGTAGACCAAGATGGCATCGGGTTCCTCGTCAAGAAAAACGGTGCCAGAGGAACCAGTATCAACATCACCACCCCCAACTTCATTGGGCTGACCGTCTACAGCGGCTAA
- a CDS encoding cation diffusion facilitator family transporter translates to MNSSASGPAPHPGTAVDLTKFAWLSIAAALGTMALKIVAWWMTGSVGLLSDALESSVNLVAAIIALISLRAAAMPADANHHYGHSKAEYFSAAVEGIMIFVAATAICFTAIQRLLDPKPLDNVGPALAISLVAGVLNGAVALVLIRAGKTHRSLTLTADGRHLMTDVWTSIGVVVGVALVLITGWEILDPIVALAVGINIIITGWKLIKESIDGLMDVSWPKEENTRLAEIVAGLTPEPTAAHALRTRESGQQRFTSMHLLVPGTWTVKRSHDLAEEIEKAIRAEFGEVSISIHIEPSEDPRSYDDYEHEVAIPTEPTP, encoded by the coding sequence ATGAACAGCTCGGCGTCCGGCCCTGCCCCACACCCAGGAACAGCCGTGGACCTCACTAAATTCGCATGGCTATCCATCGCCGCCGCGCTGGGCACAATGGCCCTGAAAATCGTGGCCTGGTGGATGACCGGCTCAGTCGGTCTGCTCTCCGACGCCCTCGAATCATCAGTCAACCTCGTCGCCGCGATCATCGCACTCATCAGCTTGCGCGCCGCTGCGATGCCCGCCGACGCTAACCACCATTACGGCCACTCCAAAGCTGAATACTTCTCCGCAGCTGTCGAAGGCATCATGATCTTCGTTGCCGCCACAGCTATCTGCTTCACCGCTATCCAGCGCCTACTTGACCCCAAACCCCTAGACAACGTTGGCCCCGCACTAGCTATCTCCCTGGTGGCAGGGGTACTCAACGGCGCCGTAGCTCTCGTGCTTATCCGCGCCGGTAAAACTCACCGATCGTTGACTCTCACCGCTGACGGCCGCCATCTCATGACCGATGTTTGGACCTCCATCGGAGTCGTTGTCGGCGTAGCCCTGGTGCTTATCACCGGCTGGGAAATCCTCGACCCCATCGTGGCCCTCGCCGTTGGCATCAACATCATCATCACCGGCTGGAAACTCATCAAAGAGTCCATCGACGGCCTCATGGACGTTTCCTGGCCCAAAGAAGAAAACACCCGCCTGGCCGAAATCGTTGCTGGCCTCACCCCCGAACCCACCGCCGCCCACGCCCTACGCACCCGCGAGAGCGGACAGCAGCGCTTCACCTCCATGCACCTGCTCGTTCCGGGCACCTGGACCGTAAAACGCTCACACGACCTCGCCGAAGAAATCGAAAAAGCAATCCGCGCTGAGTTCGGTGAAGTGAGCATCTCCATCCACATCGAACCCAGCGAAGATCCCCGCTCATACGACGACTACGAACACGAAGTAGCCATCCCCACAGAGCCGACGCCCTGA
- a CDS encoding Hsp70 family protein has protein sequence MTLGIDFGTTRTIVAYADRGNYPVVSFFDADDEPHCHFPSVVADTSDGLVYGFAALEAAANGAQLTRSFKRLLASPDVFAATPVCIGDREVPLIDVLTGYAQALREALATKSTISADVSAGAPGMLDTVLAVPAHAHGPQRYLTLEAFRAAGFTVTGMVNEPSAAGFEFTHGQSRTLNSRRSRVVVYDLGGGTFDASLVNADGTDHQVMDSTGLNTVGGDDFDAGLARCAMRAAGRTREELGPKLYAQLLEDCRDAKEHLSPQSKRIPLEIDGAAVTVTVADFYEEVAPLVKKTIQAMAPLVGGLDHEALTDSEVAGIYLVGGASGLPLVPRLVKAQFGRRVFRSPYPAASTAIGLAIAADEGAGYSLSDRLSRGFGVFREGDGGRQVSFDPLVDRSVLVDRHSDVSVSRTYRAAHNAGWFRFVEYGTLDEFGGPRGQIVPFAEVVFPFDAALQAMENESPGSTAAVPVERTEVGPLIEERYTIDRHGIVSVTLSDQDTGFSRTYELKGEKTASQV, from the coding sequence ATGACTCTTGGCATCGATTTTGGAACTACTCGAACAATTGTTGCTTACGCGGACCGAGGGAACTACCCGGTCGTCTCTTTCTTCGATGCTGATGATGAGCCGCACTGTCACTTCCCGTCAGTGGTGGCTGATACGTCGGATGGTTTGGTGTACGGGTTTGCCGCCTTGGAGGCGGCAGCCAATGGTGCACAGTTGACTCGTTCTTTTAAACGCCTTTTGGCTAGCCCTGATGTGTTTGCGGCGACGCCGGTGTGTATCGGTGACCGCGAGGTCCCACTCATTGATGTATTGACAGGTTATGCGCAGGCGTTGCGGGAAGCGCTGGCGACGAAGTCGACGATTTCTGCGGATGTCTCTGCGGGTGCTCCTGGGATGCTGGACACCGTGTTGGCTGTGCCAGCGCATGCGCATGGTCCGCAGCGATACCTGACCTTGGAGGCTTTCCGTGCTGCCGGTTTCACGGTGACGGGGATGGTCAATGAGCCTTCAGCTGCTGGTTTTGAGTTCACGCACGGGCAAAGCCGCACGTTGAACTCGCGCCGTTCTCGGGTGGTCGTGTACGACCTGGGTGGTGGGACGTTTGATGCTTCGCTGGTCAATGCTGATGGCACGGATCACCAGGTGATGGATTCGACGGGGTTGAACACCGTCGGTGGTGACGATTTTGATGCAGGCTTGGCTCGTTGCGCAATGCGTGCTGCTGGTCGTACTCGCGAAGAGCTGGGGCCCAAGCTGTACGCCCAACTGTTGGAGGACTGCCGGGACGCTAAAGAACATTTGTCTCCGCAGAGCAAACGGATTCCGCTTGAGATTGATGGCGCGGCGGTCACAGTGACGGTGGCGGATTTCTATGAAGAGGTCGCTCCACTGGTGAAGAAAACCATTCAGGCGATGGCGCCGTTGGTCGGTGGGCTTGATCATGAAGCGTTGACCGATTCAGAGGTTGCTGGCATTTATTTGGTGGGTGGCGCTAGTGGGTTGCCGCTGGTGCCCCGGCTGGTCAAAGCCCAGTTTGGTCGGCGTGTGTTCCGCTCCCCCTATCCGGCGGCTTCGACTGCTATCGGTTTGGCGATTGCTGCTGATGAAGGTGCAGGGTATTCGCTCTCGGATCGTCTTTCGCGTGGTTTTGGTGTGTTCCGTGAAGGTGATGGTGGCCGTCAGGTGTCGTTTGACCCTCTGGTGGATCGCAGTGTGTTGGTGGATCGGCACAGTGATGTGTCGGTTAGCCGCACGTATCGGGCTGCGCATAACGCTGGCTGGTTCCGGTTTGTTGAGTACGGGACGTTGGATGAGTTCGGTGGGCCGCGTGGTCAGATTGTGCCGTTCGCGGAGGTGGTTTTCCCCTTCGATGCGGCATTGCAGGCGATGGAGAACGAGTCTCCGGGGAGTACCGCTGCGGTGCCGGTTGAGCGCACGGAGGTCGGGCCGCTCATTGAGGAGCGGTACACCATTGATCGTCACGGCATTGTGTCGGTGACGTTGAGTGATCAGGACACGGGTTTCTCGCGTACGTATGAGCTCAAGGGTGAGAAGACTGCTTCGCAGGTGTAA
- a CDS encoding alpha/beta fold hydrolase: protein MTGAPRRPLRRISNALRNRNRVVPISLRVIGNGPTVLLATGLGLAAHTFNDLTKQLTKDHTVITYDRPGLGHLSDMPRHDPPTLNDEINRVVTALEMAERRGAPLPATLVGHSWAGFIVEAVARARPDLVAGVVILDGSIEPDLPVPACRRRMLLRLGRFLIRYSVPHSPLRRFGAACIEDAAYLDLAVELHRLRDEQPLPAIPVRLLVAVWHRFLPHNRTWIKQQRDLAQALNTENPHRNLVIVQVVQWAGHHLAGWAPTTVAEAIRDVENTTNTEK from the coding sequence ATGACCGGAGCACCACGGCGCCCCCTGCGCAGAATCAGCAACGCACTCCGCAATCGAAACCGCGTCGTCCCCATCAGCCTCCGTGTCATCGGCAACGGCCCCACCGTCCTGCTAGCCACCGGCCTAGGCCTAGCCGCCCACACCTTCAACGACCTCACCAAACAACTCACCAAAGACCACACCGTCATCACCTACGACCGCCCCGGCCTTGGGCATCTATCTGACATGCCCCGCCACGATCCACCCACCCTTAACGACGAAATCAACCGGGTGGTCACCGCCCTGGAAATGGCCGAACGTCGCGGAGCCCCTCTACCAGCCACCCTCGTCGGACACTCTTGGGCCGGATTCATCGTCGAAGCCGTAGCCCGCGCCCGCCCTGACCTCGTTGCTGGCGTCGTCATCCTCGACGGCAGTATCGAACCCGACCTGCCCGTCCCAGCATGCCGCCGCCGTATGCTCCTGCGTTTGGGTAGATTCCTTATCCGCTACTCCGTGCCACACAGCCCCCTACGTCGCTTCGGAGCAGCCTGCATCGAAGACGCCGCCTACCTGGACTTAGCTGTCGAACTGCATCGCCTACGCGATGAACAGCCTCTGCCTGCCATCCCTGTACGCCTACTCGTGGCGGTCTGGCACAGATTCCTACCGCACAACCGCACCTGGATTAAGCAACAACGCGATCTAGCCCAAGCCCTCAACACCGAAAACCCCCACCGCAACCTGGTCATCGTCCAAGTAGTCCAATGGGCCGGGCATCACCTCGCAGGATGGGCCCCAACCACCGTCGCCGAAGCCATCCGCGATGTTGAAAACACCACCAACACCGAAAAATAG
- the sppA gene encoding signal peptide peptidase SppA, whose product MASLRQLLDKLPIDDALLRRIPIPGTSDNVILEIDAARGLTETAPTSPLEILSQRTTPRLWEIISGLRDAAHDDKVVALVVHAAGVSMGMELADELTRSIRRFRESGKPTLAWAEAMGETNSSLTELLIASACEHIWLQPSGLISPVGTALTSPFLNDALKRIDAKPEFDGRKEYKSAADTLTERGFTDANREQYQAILDSTIDAAFEEIAAGRGMELDTARSILDAGFLTPEEAKEIGLIDHIGYRDEAYSWLYEHLEDPQRERTTTRYVERYDHSAIRNALQRKRGKRSVALITAHGAIHLGRSNPSPRGGHSIGSDDLGAALRHAVNEKVEAVVLRINSGGGSATASDAIRREVMQVREAGIPVIISMGQAAASGGYYISSAGTEIVADPHTLTGSIGVLAGKTSIGKSLERIGITHDSVARGRHATFLSAFEAFDKESRQELGRLLDLVYEDFLSKVAEGRNMPMAEVEKLARGRVWSGRDAHTHGLVDHLGGLDEAVDRVAFRLGVTRAEIDVTPMPKTGPFDRFFPTDNMDAPVAANTSVLGTALAQDLRGVIGSGGEALLSQAVELLGLNSEGLLRASLPQIR is encoded by the coding sequence ATGGCCTCACTGCGACAGCTCCTCGACAAGCTCCCCATTGACGACGCACTCCTGCGCCGCATCCCCATCCCAGGCACATCCGACAACGTCATCCTTGAAATTGACGCTGCCCGCGGCCTGACCGAAACCGCACCCACCAGCCCCCTGGAAATCCTTTCCCAACGCACCACCCCCCGCCTGTGGGAGATTATCTCCGGTCTGCGCGACGCAGCCCACGACGACAAAGTCGTCGCCCTCGTCGTCCACGCCGCAGGTGTCTCTATGGGCATGGAACTGGCCGACGAACTCACCCGCAGCATCCGCCGCTTCCGCGAAAGCGGAAAACCAACCCTCGCCTGGGCCGAGGCAATGGGAGAAACCAACTCATCGCTCACCGAGCTGCTCATCGCATCGGCCTGTGAACACATTTGGCTCCAACCCAGCGGCCTCATCTCACCAGTAGGCACCGCGCTGACCAGCCCATTCCTGAACGACGCCCTCAAACGCATCGACGCCAAGCCCGAATTCGACGGCCGTAAGGAATACAAGAGCGCTGCCGACACCCTCACCGAACGCGGCTTCACCGACGCTAACCGCGAGCAGTACCAAGCCATCCTCGACAGCACCATTGACGCAGCCTTCGAAGAAATCGCTGCTGGCCGCGGCATGGAACTCGACACTGCCCGCAGCATCCTCGACGCCGGATTCCTCACCCCCGAAGAAGCCAAAGAAATCGGCCTCATCGACCACATCGGATACCGCGACGAGGCTTACAGCTGGCTATACGAACACCTGGAAGACCCCCAGCGGGAACGCACCACCACCCGCTACGTTGAGCGCTACGACCACTCCGCCATCCGCAACGCCCTCCAACGCAAACGCGGCAAACGCAGCGTCGCCCTCATCACTGCCCACGGCGCCATCCACCTAGGCCGCTCCAACCCTAGCCCCCGCGGCGGACACAGCATCGGCTCCGACGACCTCGGTGCTGCCCTGCGCCACGCCGTCAACGAAAAAGTTGAAGCCGTGGTGCTGCGCATCAACTCAGGCGGAGGATCCGCCACTGCTTCAGACGCTATCCGCCGCGAAGTGATGCAGGTCCGCGAAGCAGGTATCCCCGTCATCATTTCCATGGGACAAGCAGCCGCATCCGGTGGCTACTACATCTCCTCAGCTGGCACCGAAATCGTGGCCGACCCGCACACGCTCACCGGCTCCATCGGCGTACTCGCCGGGAAAACCAGCATCGGCAAGAGCCTGGAACGCATCGGCATCACCCACGACTCCGTAGCCCGTGGACGGCACGCTACATTCCTGTCCGCTTTCGAGGCTTTCGACAAGGAATCCCGCCAGGAACTGGGCCGTCTCCTCGACCTGGTCTATGAAGACTTCCTCAGCAAGGTCGCCGAAGGCCGGAACATGCCAATGGCGGAAGTGGAAAAACTTGCCCGCGGTCGCGTGTGGTCTGGACGTGATGCGCACACCCACGGCCTCGTCGATCACCTCGGTGGCTTGGACGAGGCCGTCGACCGGGTCGCTTTCCGCCTGGGAGTCACGCGCGCAGAGATTGATGTCACTCCCATGCCTAAGACCGGCCCGTTCGATCGGTTCTTCCCCACAGACAACATGGATGCCCCCGTGGCAGCAAACACCTCTGTGCTCGGGACTGCGCTGGCCCAAGACCTGCGCGGTGTCATCGGCAGCGGGGGAGAGGCCCTGTTGTCTCAGGCAGTCGAGCTACTTGGTTTGAACTCCGAAGGGCTATTGCGCGCTTCCTTGCCGCAGATTCGATGA
- the rlmD gene encoding 23S rRNA (uracil(1939)-C(5))-methyltransferase RlmD has protein sequence MTRPDPASTLLRQAQRGLDPLPCAYYTAAECRSCTMLGMSHQDQIASKQARAHALLDAYAAPGGCVWEDPVHHRSSGFRNKAKMVVGGTSTAPTLGILDRARRPVDLRHCALIDPRIEQAFEAVTAMITACGLAPYDVPQRSGELKNVLITVNPDGELMVRFVVRSEQSVPALRAALPVLTEQLPHVRVVSVNVLPEHKAVLEGEQEWVLTPESTLPMRLPSLTLELGVKSFFQTNSEIAADMYQQAVHWAQEVGAQHAWDLYCGVGGFALALTAVVESIVGVEVSAEAVAAAQRTAQNAGLNGVTFVAADARQWAGQQDCVPDLVVVNPPRRGLGSELARVLQDLDARRVLYSSCQAATLAQDLAVMTSWRIERARIFDMFPQSDHYEVMVLLTREDPNS, from the coding sequence GTGACCCGACCTGACCCTGCCTCGACTCTTCTGCGCCAAGCTCAGCGCGGCCTGGACCCCCTCCCCTGCGCCTACTACACCGCAGCCGAATGCCGCTCCTGCACCATGCTGGGGATGTCACACCAGGACCAGATAGCAAGCAAGCAGGCTCGCGCCCACGCACTGCTGGACGCCTATGCCGCCCCAGGTGGATGCGTCTGGGAAGACCCGGTTCACCACCGCTCTAGTGGATTCCGGAATAAAGCAAAAATGGTTGTTGGCGGCACCAGCACCGCCCCGACCCTCGGCATCCTGGACCGGGCTCGACGCCCCGTGGACCTGCGCCACTGTGCGCTGATTGACCCCCGTATTGAACAGGCTTTTGAGGCCGTGACCGCGATGATCACAGCCTGCGGCCTAGCCCCCTATGACGTTCCACAGCGTTCAGGCGAGCTGAAGAATGTGCTCATCACCGTCAACCCCGACGGTGAACTGATGGTGCGTTTCGTGGTGCGCTCCGAACAATCCGTACCTGCTCTGCGTGCAGCACTTCCAGTACTGACCGAACAGCTCCCCCACGTGCGCGTGGTCTCCGTGAATGTTCTTCCCGAACATAAAGCAGTCCTGGAAGGAGAGCAGGAATGGGTACTCACTCCCGAATCCACTCTCCCCATGCGCCTTCCAAGCCTCACGCTAGAGCTAGGGGTGAAAAGCTTCTTCCAAACCAACAGTGAGATTGCTGCTGACATGTACCAACAGGCTGTGCATTGGGCTCAAGAGGTCGGCGCTCAGCACGCGTGGGATTTGTATTGCGGAGTCGGTGGGTTCGCCTTAGCGCTTACCGCCGTTGTGGAATCAATAGTGGGTGTCGAAGTTTCTGCTGAAGCGGTCGCAGCGGCGCAACGAACAGCACAGAATGCTGGGCTGAACGGTGTCACTTTTGTGGCGGCAGATGCACGCCAGTGGGCAGGTCAGCAGGATTGTGTCCCTGATCTGGTTGTAGTGAACCCACCTCGCCGTGGGTTGGGATCAGAGTTAGCGCGTGTGCTGCAGGACTTGGATGCGCGACGAGTGCTGTATTCAAGCTGCCAGGCAGCCACGCTGGCCCAAGACCTAGCCGTCATGACTTCGTGGCGGATTGAGCGGGCCCGCATTTTCGATATGTTCCCGCAATCGGATCATTATGAAGTGATGGTGCTGTTGACCAGGGAAGATCCGAACAGCTAA
- a CDS encoding SRPBCC family protein — translation MHSQATSRLVAEHMPGLGQHAHRYDPAFLIVACERSFAVSAEQAWRALTDDAAAPQWIGPRSTNNSTGRVDVLLTQENPSPWLTFTIKDAQPGRSITLALEATKGDRVSPRHITFTLDSDPRAVVPGCTITVMQSYTCAQTLEQRGPLWEFYLDRLACVIEGGDSSQVRLHPYYLPGLVPHYRGILRQAIRNGGDRIKNRDLP, via the coding sequence ATGCATTCGCAGGCAACGAGTCGCCTCGTCGCCGAACATATGCCCGGCCTTGGACAGCATGCGCACCGTTATGACCCGGCATTTCTTATCGTGGCATGTGAGCGTTCTTTCGCGGTGAGCGCCGAGCAGGCATGGCGGGCTTTGACCGATGATGCGGCAGCTCCCCAGTGGATTGGTCCTCGCAGCACGAATAACAGCACAGGTCGTGTTGATGTTCTCCTTACGCAGGAGAATCCCTCACCGTGGCTGACGTTCACCATTAAGGATGCTCAACCTGGTCGCAGCATCACTCTGGCGCTGGAGGCGACCAAAGGTGATCGGGTTTCCCCTCGTCACATCACGTTCACTCTTGATTCGGATCCTCGTGCTGTTGTTCCTGGGTGCACGATCACGGTGATGCAGTCCTATACGTGTGCTCAGACTCTTGAACAGCGGGGGCCACTGTGGGAGTTCTACCTCGATCGATTGGCGTGTGTGATAGAGGGTGGGGATTCCAGCCAGGTGAGGCTGCATCCGTATTACCTTCCGGGGTTGGTGCCGCACTATCGAGGCATTCTTCGGCAGGCTATTCGTAATGGTGGTGACCGCATAAAAAACCGCGACCTCCCCTAG